In Candidatus Nomurabacteria bacterium, the DNA window ATCTTCCACCAACAGCCTCTGCAAGATACTCATACTCTTTTTCTGGGTCTAGAACCATAACTTCTATATCAAACATAAGAGAACGTAGTATTTCTAGTTTTGTCGCAAAGCTTTTTCCTGCACCGGCCTTTGCAAAAATAACAGAGTTATAGTTTTCCATAGAGAATCTATCGAACACCACCATGCTGGCATTGTGCCTATTGATTCCGAAAAGTATTCCTTTGTCAGAAGTTAGATCAAAAGAAACAAAAGGAAAAAGAGAAGAAAGCGGCGCAGAGTTTAGTTTCTGATGAACAGAAAGTAGGTCGTCCCCTATTGGAATAGTGCTTTTGAAGCCTTCTGATTGTTGGAAAAGAGCAGGTTTTAGATAAACAAGCTTTGCGTCTAGTATAGACTTGATTTCATTCTCTGTTTTGTATAGTTCTGACTCATTTTCTGCGTATATTGTTATATAAAGACCTACATCAAAAAGCTTTTCTTGTGCTTGTTGCAAATTGTCACGAAGCTCTTCTAGATCTCTGTACGCAGTGTCTAGCACAGGGTCTCTCACAAGCCCCTTCTGCTCTCTTATAGATATCTGGCTTGCAACTTCGGCAACTTTTTTCTGGAAGTGCTTTAGAACAGAAGATGTGTCTACGGGGTGTATAAAAATAGATACATCAAATATCTTGTCGAGGTTTATTATGGGCGTGAACCAGTTGTCAGAAAGATATCTCGGATAAGAAATAACAAAAAATGTCTTTGCTATCTTGTCTCCCAAGTTCAAACTCTTTGAAGAAATTTCTAGTGCAGAAGGTGCTATATAGTCTTGCAATTCCAAAGTTGCAGCTTCGTAGATTTCTTTTGGCAAAATAGGAGAAAGAGAAACATCTGGCTCTTGTTTCGCGCTTTTTTTATTCAAGATAGAGTCTAGTAATCCCATAATTTTTTTATCTTCATATATTATAACCCATTTTTATTTTAATATAATTAAAATAGGTTATAATTATCTACATATGGCACAAATCGGGGCACCAACACAACAATTTGTCCCAATAAAAGAAATACGAGACGGTGTGGTTGTTTTGAAAGACGGCTCTCTTAGGGCGGTTCTTCTTGCTTCTTCTGTAAACCTTTCTTTGAAGTCTTATGATGAAGAGCAGGCTATAATAGGGCAATTTCAAGCTTTTTTGAACTCGCTAGACTTTTCTCTTCAGATAATAGTGCAATCTAGAAGATATGACGTAAGACCATATCTTTTATCTCTAGAAGAAAGGATGAGAGAACAGACAGAACCTCTACTCAAGGTTCAAACCAAAGAGTATATAGAATTTATACGTTCTTTTACAGAGCAAAATGCGATAATGAAGAAATATTTCTACCTAGTTGTCCCTTATAACTCTGTTGTTTTAAATACAAAAGGTGCCGCCGGAAAACTAGAACAGTTTCTACCTTCTAGTCTCAAGGGCTCTGCTCCCAAAAAAGAAGGCGCTACTGAGTTTGAAGAAATGAAGTCTCAACTTGAACAAAGACTCACCGTTGTAGAAGAAGGAATGGCAAGAGTTGGTATAAGATCTGCTAGGCTTGGAACAGAAGAGTTGATAGAAGTTTTCTACAAATGGTTCAATCCAGGAGATTCTGCACAAAGTGGTGTGGCAGATAATTTGGCATAATTATGAATTTCAAAGTTCCACAATTTATAGAAGTTGAAGATAAGGTTTTTGGACCACTTACATTCAAGCAGTTTATATATCTTGCGGGTGGTGCAGGTCTCTGCTTTATATTGTGGAGACTCCTACCCCACTTTCTAGCTATTATATTTATAGCACCTGTTGCTGGTTTTGCTGCGGCGTTAACTTTCCTCAAAATAAATCAAAAGCCTTTTATCCAAATAGTTGAAGCGTTTTTGAATTATCAAATCGCATCTAAATTATATGTCTGGAAAAAAGAACCTAAAAAGATAAAGCCTAAAAAAGAAGAAGACATAATACCAAACACAGGATACCTCCCAAAAATGTCCGAGAGTAAGCTCAAAGACCTTGCTTGGAGCTTGGATGTTCTCGATTCCTCTACACAAAACAAAGAATTAAAACAATAAAAATCCCGCTGAGTGCGGGATTTTTTATACTTCTTCTCTGTATGGATCCAAACCATGATATGAGCCGGTTTTTGGAGGCTTGATCTCTTTTCCGATACTTGGTAGAGATCTGTCGCTAACTTCTGTTCTCATGGTTGTCGGTGCAGAAAGTTTTTCTTTCAAAAAGCTTGGTTTTTCTTGTCCTCTGTCTGGTTCACCAGTAGGAAGTTTTATTTTAAGGTCGTCCTCTATCGATACTTCGTTTGGCTTCTCGTCTTCTGTTTTTTTAGTTTCTACTACAGGACTACTTACTATCTCTGGTTCTTTTTTCTCGTATATCTCAACCCCTGATTTTTCTAAAACATTTTTTTCTTCTGGAGATATTTCTTCTTTGTCTTCTACCTCGTTCATGATTTCTGTTAGTTCTATCTCTCGCTCTCTTATAGGGTTAAATATGTTTGAGTTTAGGTTTTCTATGACAGACAAAACTTTGTCTTTTGGGATACCGTTTATGGCGTTTATTTCTACACGAAGTTCATCTGTTGATAGTAGTCCTACTGTTGCAAGATCCACCACGTCGAAAAGATCTTTTCCGGTATCTAAGTGTAGCCCCTCTTTTTCTACAAGATCTTTTATTCTTTCTGGAACGTTTACATCCAAAACAGCCTCTTTTGTTGTAACGGGCAAGTTTTCAAATGCTTCTATTATTTGGTCTGGAGTGAATTTTTTGATCATATATTATAAATTATACATTATTTTTTAGTCTCCCCACTAGATGGATTGGAACCACCACCCTCTTCTCGGTTTAATTTAGTGTCAACTTCTGCCAAGTCATTCTTATTTTTTTCGTAATCTTCTATTGTCTTGGCCTCTACTTCATGTTCTCCAATTTCTCTATAAAGATCTCTTATTTCTCCATTAATTCTATCTTTTTCTGCGGTATCATTTGTCGCGTTGTGTTTTGCCCTAAGTAATTTAACCATATCTCTCTTTAGATCCATGTCGGCTTTTTTGTTTTGCTTTTCTACATTTAATATATAACTTCTTTTTTCTGCTTCATTTAATTCTCTACCTTTTCTTTCACCCTCTAATCTTACTAGTTCTGCCATCTTTTCACCTTCTTTCGTTGTTACGTCAAGAAGTTTTTTCAATGTTTCTTCTACTTTTCCTACTTTTTCTTGTAGTCTGTCGCGTTTTTCTTTCAACTTGTCTTTAGCACCCTTGGAACTCTCTTTCTTATCATATTTTTCTCCCACAGCCTTTGCTGCAGCAACTTCCGCCCTTCTGTCTAGACTTTGACCACCAACTCCTTGAGGGTTTCTTAGTAACATATTTCCTGTTTTCTTCCAACCATCAGTACTCTTTCTTCTGTCTAGGTATTGATTTCGTAGGTCTTTGTTTAGATCATCTACATTGTCTTTTACAGAAACAGTTTTACCTCTTTGTTTTTCAAATTTTTCAACAGCATCTTTTTCTTCAAAATTAATTCTTTTGGCTAATGACGCAAGTGCTAATGGATCACGGACTGTTTTTGTGTCTATATTTTGCCCTTTTTCTCTCGCAAGTTTTATTATTTGATCTTCTATAAATCTCTGCTTATCTTTATTGTATTTTTCCAACTTCTTTTCTTGATAAAGAACACCTCTCTTCTTCTTGTTTCCATCTTTATCCGTTAGTTCTTCCTCGAACCAGTCTTTGCTCATCTTCCTAGACTCTATATGAGACTCCATTTCTTTGATCTTTGCTTTCTTCTTTCTCTTTTCAATTGCAGCTAGGCCACCCTTGCCGGCGTTTGAACCGAAACCTATTCCCTTTTGATCGAAGTTTACACCAGCGCCAAGATTTTTACCTAGACTAGACTGCAATTTACCGCCGAGTCCAGTTTGTCTCAGGTCAAAACTAGATTCTTTTGCAGCTTTACCAGTTTTTGTAATACCTGTACCGATTTGACGAGTGAAGAAGTTCTTGCTGTTTGCCCACTTCTTGGCAGTTTCACTTTCTCCTGCAGTTGCAGCAATTCTACCAGCAGTTGCCCGCAAACCAAATGCGGTTGCTCCAAGAGCTACACCACCAGCAACACCAAGAGCTGTTCCGACAAGTTTTGTTCCAGTTTCTACCACCTGTTTTCCAAATTTTCCTGACATATCTATGGTTATATCCCGAGCTTGTTTTAGAAGTGCTATCACAATCAAGAACTGGAGTGCTATCGAAAGCATAAGTTCGTAGAAGTTAAGATTTTCTGATTTTACTAGTCCCCCTATAAAGTCACTGTTTATGAAAAGTATTATTAGATACAAGAAGAACAAAAATAGTGGCGCCAAAAACGTTAACCTTACAAGACTATA includes these proteins:
- a CDS encoding DUF87 domain-containing protein codes for the protein MGLLDSILNKKSAKQEPDVSLSPILPKEIYEAATLELQDYIAPSALEISSKSLNLGDKIAKTFFVISYPRYLSDNWFTPIINLDKIFDVSIFIHPVDTSSVLKHFQKKVAEVASQISIREQKGLVRDPVLDTAYRDLEELRDNLQQAQEKLFDVGLYITIYAENESELYKTENEIKSILDAKLVYLKPALFQQSEGFKSTIPIGDDLLSVHQKLNSAPLSSLFPFVSFDLTSDKGILFGINRHNASMVVFDRFSMENYNSVIFAKAGAGKSFATKLEILRSLMFDIEVMVLDPEKEYEYLAEAVGGRYFNISLSSDHHINPFDLPLPTEDESGADVLRSNVINLVGLFRIMLGGLTPEEDAIVDKAITETYAIKDINGDSDFSKIEAPLLSDFEMVLSGMENTDSILQKLQKFTRGSWSTFINQPTNIDINKKFIVFSVRDMEDELKPVAMYIVTHFIWNAIRREKRKRILVVDEAWWMMKSEDTASFLYGIAKRCRKYWLGLATITQDVDDFMRSPYGVPIITNSSIQLLLKQSPSTIESLQKTFNLTDEEKYLLLESGVGEGIFFAGLKHVAIKIIASYTEEQIITSDPAQVLAIKRSKQEFEENSGIKA
- a CDS encoding PrgI family protein, which gives rise to MNFKVPQFIEVEDKVFGPLTFKQFIYLAGGAGLCFILWRLLPHFLAIIFIAPVAGFAAALTFLKINQKPFIQIVEAFLNYQIASKLYVWKKEPKKIKPKKEEDIIPNTGYLPKMSESKLKDLAWSLDVLDSSTQNKELKQ